A single Cnuibacter physcomitrellae DNA region contains:
- a CDS encoding MurR/RpiR family transcriptional regulator: protein MSDPAMSDNILHQISRRAGSLSPALRGVADVILADPEEAQALSITELAGRAGVADSTVSRFLRELDLEGYNQLRLGIAQAIYSRPSSGSESKASWVYEGVLKGDSPEKIIEKVQHGSVEALSRTAERLDPEVISETAERIHSAKAIYFAAMGSSSTAAENAVMRFMRAGVRCHFFRDQSVQSMGSATLGEGDVLIAISDSGDSTSVVSSAQIAKFHGAHTVGVTSNLDSALAAVVDRVLLTAGTVASSDVYGESVTSKWGQLLAIDVLYATYATKYYEETADYLAESYLSAIRPTRGSDPRA, encoded by the coding sequence TCAGATCTCACGTCGCGCCGGATCGCTGAGTCCGGCGCTCCGCGGGGTCGCCGACGTCATCCTCGCCGACCCGGAGGAGGCGCAGGCGCTGTCGATCACCGAGCTGGCCGGGCGCGCCGGCGTCGCGGACTCGACCGTGTCGCGATTCCTCCGCGAGCTCGACCTCGAGGGTTACAACCAGCTGCGGCTCGGCATCGCCCAGGCGATCTACTCCCGACCGTCGTCCGGGTCCGAGAGCAAGGCGAGCTGGGTCTACGAGGGCGTGCTCAAGGGCGACAGCCCCGAGAAGATCATCGAGAAGGTGCAGCACGGGAGCGTCGAGGCGCTCTCCCGCACCGCGGAGCGGCTCGATCCGGAGGTCATCAGCGAGACGGCGGAGCGCATCCACAGCGCCAAGGCGATCTACTTCGCCGCCATGGGCTCGTCGTCCACCGCCGCCGAGAACGCCGTGATGCGGTTCATGCGCGCGGGTGTCCGATGCCACTTCTTCCGCGACCAGAGCGTGCAGTCGATGGGGAGCGCGACCCTCGGGGAAGGGGACGTGCTCATCGCCATCAGCGACTCCGGCGACTCGACGTCGGTGGTGTCCTCCGCGCAGATCGCCAAGTTCCACGGCGCCCACACCGTCGGCGTCACCTCCAACCTCGACTCGGCGCTCGCCGCCGTCGTGGACAGGGTGCTCCTCACCGCCGGCACCGTCGCCTCGAGCGACGTCTACGGCGAGTCGGTGACGTCGAAGTGGGGCCAACTGCTCGCCATCGACGTCCTCTACGCCACCTACGCCACGAAGTACTACGAGGAGACCGCGGACTACCTCGCCGAGTCCTACCTCTCCGCCATCCGCCCCACCCGAGGCTCCGACCCCCGCGCGTAG
- the glpK gene encoding glycerol kinase GlpK, which translates to MTSTHVMALDAGTGSVRAILFRHDGSVEHIAQEEFEQHYPQPGWVEHDANDIWESQLRVAHRVLAESGVPASAIASIGITNQRETCVLWDPATGEPVHRALVWQDGRTAGYCDELIAAGHGSLVREATGLPIDTYFSGTKLRWLLDTVPGARERAAAGQLMAGTIDSWLIWKLTDGAAHVTDYSNASRTMLFNIGDLDWDESLLSLLDIPRAVLPSVRSSSEVYGLTGAWAGFDASIPVASATGDQQSALFGQACFEPGSVKATYGTGGSVMMNTGSTRVSSDAGLITTIAWGLDGTVTYALEGVFFGVGATIKWLRDELRVIDDVASTASLAASVPDTGGVYLIPGFTGLASPYWDQYARGTIFGLTPGTGRAELVRAALESMSYSYRDVIEAMTSESGTPLPELRVDGGAVANDFHLQFQADQLGVPVQRPRVTESTARGAAFLAGLAVGFWSSTAELRDTIDIERTFTPSMDPATRDALYAGWTRAVSRSLDWVAH; encoded by the coding sequence ATGACCAGCACTCACGTGATGGCCCTGGATGCCGGCACCGGCAGCGTGCGCGCGATCCTCTTCCGGCACGACGGATCGGTCGAGCACATCGCCCAGGAGGAGTTCGAGCAGCACTATCCCCAGCCCGGTTGGGTCGAGCATGACGCGAACGACATCTGGGAGTCGCAGCTGCGCGTGGCGCACCGCGTCCTCGCGGAGTCCGGGGTGCCCGCCTCCGCCATCGCCTCGATCGGCATCACGAACCAGCGGGAGACCTGCGTGCTGTGGGATCCGGCCACCGGCGAGCCCGTTCACCGGGCCCTGGTCTGGCAGGACGGCCGGACCGCCGGATACTGCGACGAGCTCATCGCCGCCGGTCACGGCTCCCTCGTCCGCGAGGCCACCGGGCTGCCGATCGACACCTACTTCTCCGGAACGAAGTTGCGGTGGCTGCTCGACACGGTCCCGGGTGCGCGCGAGCGCGCCGCGGCCGGACAGCTGATGGCGGGGACGATCGACTCCTGGCTCATCTGGAAGCTCACCGACGGGGCGGCCCACGTCACCGACTACTCGAACGCATCCAGGACGATGCTGTTCAACATCGGCGACCTCGACTGGGACGAGTCGCTGCTGTCACTGCTCGACATCCCCCGAGCGGTGCTGCCCTCCGTACGATCCTCGAGCGAGGTCTACGGCCTCACCGGCGCCTGGGCCGGGTTCGACGCCTCCATCCCCGTCGCCTCCGCGACGGGCGACCAGCAGAGCGCGCTCTTCGGGCAGGCCTGCTTCGAGCCGGGCTCGGTGAAGGCGACGTACGGCACGGGGGGATCGGTGATGATGAACACCGGGTCCACGAGGGTGTCCTCCGACGCCGGTCTCATCACGACGATCGCCTGGGGACTCGACGGCACCGTGACCTACGCGCTCGAGGGCGTCTTCTTCGGAGTGGGTGCGACGATCAAGTGGTTGCGCGACGAGCTGCGCGTCATCGACGACGTCGCCTCGACCGCGTCCCTCGCGGCATCGGTGCCCGACACCGGCGGTGTCTACCTCATCCCCGGCTTCACGGGTCTGGCGTCGCCGTACTGGGACCAGTACGCGCGCGGCACCATCTTCGGACTCACCCCGGGCACCGGGCGAGCCGAGCTGGTCCGCGCCGCCCTGGAGTCGATGAGCTACTCCTACCGCGACGTGATCGAGGCCATGACGTCGGAGTCCGGCACGCCCCTGCCCGAGCTGCGAGTCGACGGCGGAGCGGTCGCGAACGACTTCCACCTGCAGTTCCAGGCCGACCAGCTCGGCGTCCCGGTGCAGCGTCCCCGCGTCACGGAGTCGACCGCGCGCGGCGCCGCCTTCCTCGCCGGCCTCGCCGTCGGGTTCTGGTCCTCCACCGCCGAGCTCCGCGACACCATCGACATCGAGCGGACCTTCACCCCCTCCATGGATCCCGCCACCCGCGACGCCCTCTACGCCGGCTGGACCCGCGCCGTCTCCCGCTCCCTCGACTGGGTCGCCCACTGA
- a CDS encoding zinc-binding dehydrogenase, which produces MRAAVLHAPHEPLVIEHVDTPDALQPYEVRVATAAVGLCHSDHHVIDGRVARPMPVVLGHEASGVVTEVGPAVTDIAPGDHVVACFVVYCGACRMCRAGRPAMCQDREATMRPAGVEPRLSQGGREVHQWTNIGGFAEEMVLHRNAVTVIDDRMPLDLAAMLGCAVATGVGSARKVAGVGPGDHVVVIGAGGVGLNVCQGAAAAGAASVIALDRSDERLALAAERFGATHVVNTASVADPAALIREITDGGADHAFEAVGVPALVDLALDATARGGSVWAVGVFGDAARIDFSAAHLHSGKGVHGVRAGSLEPQKDLPALVAAYLAGELELEALAGRRIPLEAINEGIADLAAGVGARTLVVF; this is translated from the coding sequence ATGCGCGCTGCGGTCCTGCACGCACCCCACGAGCCGCTCGTCATCGAGCACGTCGACACCCCGGATGCGCTCCAGCCGTACGAGGTGAGGGTCGCCACGGCGGCGGTGGGCCTCTGCCACTCGGACCATCACGTGATCGACGGCCGGGTCGCGCGGCCCATGCCCGTGGTGCTGGGGCACGAGGCCTCGGGGGTCGTCACGGAGGTGGGTCCCGCGGTGACCGACATTGCGCCAGGAGACCATGTCGTCGCGTGCTTCGTCGTGTACTGCGGCGCGTGCCGGATGTGCCGAGCCGGTCGTCCCGCGATGTGCCAGGATCGCGAGGCCACGATGCGGCCGGCGGGCGTCGAGCCGCGTCTCTCCCAGGGCGGGCGCGAGGTGCACCAGTGGACGAACATCGGCGGCTTCGCGGAGGAGATGGTGCTCCATCGCAACGCGGTGACCGTGATCGACGATCGCATGCCCCTCGACCTGGCGGCGATGCTGGGCTGCGCCGTCGCGACGGGCGTCGGCTCGGCGCGGAAGGTGGCGGGGGTGGGTCCGGGTGACCACGTCGTCGTGATCGGCGCGGGTGGTGTGGGCCTCAACGTCTGTCAGGGAGCGGCGGCCGCGGGCGCAGCCTCGGTGATCGCGCTCGACCGCAGCGACGAGCGCCTCGCGCTCGCGGCGGAGCGCTTCGGGGCCACGCATGTCGTGAACACCGCGAGCGTCGCGGACCCGGCCGCCCTCATCCGTGAGATCACCGACGGGGGAGCGGACCACGCCTTCGAGGCCGTGGGTGTCCCCGCGCTCGTCGACCTCGCGCTCGACGCCACCGCGCGAGGGGGGTCGGTCTGGGCGGTGGGGGTCTTCGGCGACGCCGCGAGGATCGACTTCTCCGCCGCCCACCTGCACTCGGGCAAGGGGGTCCACGGGGTGCGGGCCGGATCGCTGGAGCCGCAGAAGGACCTCCCCGCCCTCGTGGCCGCGTACCTGGCAGGCGAGCTCGAGCTCGAGGCTCTGGCCGGCCGCCGCATCCCCCTCGAGGCGATCAACGAGGGCATCGCGGACCTCGCCGCCGGGGTGGGGGCCCGCACGCTCGTCGTGTTCTGA
- a CDS encoding SDR family NAD(P)-dependent oxidoreductase, which produces MTSSSTTHTPAHTAVITGGGTGIGRAVGTLLVDRGWSVRALGLDADPDLPASIEFARCDVSDAEALAAAVDDLGPVGALVTCAAVLRDDEWVPASFDRVLEINVTGVLAVAELLRGRLAEGGGSIVNFASMWSYFGSLGSPAYAASKGAIVSLTRSQAVAYATEGIRSNAVAPGWIRTPMSRRAQDDAERFERISSRIPLGRWGEAEDVARAIGFLVSPDAAYITGTVLNVDGGYSVG; this is translated from the coding sequence ATGACCAGCTCGAGCACCACACACACCCCCGCCCACACCGCGGTCATCACGGGCGGAGGGACCGGGATCGGCCGAGCGGTGGGCACCCTGCTCGTCGACCGGGGATGGAGCGTCCGAGCACTGGGACTCGACGCCGACCCCGACCTCCCGGCGTCGATCGAGTTCGCACGCTGCGACGTGAGCGACGCGGAGGCGCTGGCGGCAGCGGTCGACGACCTGGGTCCGGTGGGAGCGCTGGTCACCTGCGCTGCCGTGCTCCGCGACGACGAATGGGTCCCCGCGAGCTTCGACCGCGTGCTCGAGATCAACGTCACCGGGGTGCTGGCGGTGGCCGAGCTGCTGCGCGGGAGACTCGCCGAGGGCGGAGGGTCGATCGTGAACTTCGCCTCGATGTGGAGCTACTTCGGGTCGCTCGGCTCCCCCGCCTACGCGGCGTCGAAGGGCGCCATCGTCTCCCTCACCCGTTCGCAGGCCGTCGCCTACGCGACCGAGGGCATCCGATCGAACGCGGTGGCGCCGGGGTGGATCCGCACACCGATGTCGCGGCGAGCCCAGGACGACGCCGAGCGCTTCGAGCGGATCAGCTCGCGCATCCCCCTGGGGCGCTGGGGCGAGGCAGAGGATGTCGCCCGGGCCATCGGCTTCCTCGTCTCCCCGGACGCCGCCTACATCACGGGCACGGTCCTCAACGTCGACGGCGGCTACAGCGTCGGCTGA
- a CDS encoding transketolase: MPSATTLLPDRPRADDDTLADRAAFVRTETIRLIELAKVGHYSSVFSAAEIFAALYYGVMRTDPTDPGWQDRDRFLMGKGHAAVGLFPILADLGYFPSDVLDGYTRLGSPLGDHPDMTKVPGIDFSSGSIGHALSNGLGMALGGRMAGRDFSVFVMLGDGEMQEGQVWEAALAGAHHRLGKLVAIVDRNGFQLDGSVDDVVGIEPLADKWQAFGWEVHEVDGHDAGAVRDLLLALAERPAEAAPSCVIARTRKGKGVRYMEEEPGWHLGYLTPADAAAAVAEIRAGLSGTGARA, from the coding sequence ATGCCCTCAGCGACGACGCTCCTGCCCGACCGGCCGCGTGCCGACGACGACACCCTCGCCGACCGAGCGGCCTTCGTCCGCACCGAGACGATCCGCCTCATCGAGCTGGCCAAGGTGGGCCACTACAGCTCGGTCTTCTCCGCCGCCGAGATCTTCGCGGCGCTCTACTACGGCGTGATGCGCACGGATCCGACCGACCCGGGGTGGCAGGACCGGGATCGCTTCCTCATGGGCAAGGGGCACGCCGCGGTCGGGCTCTTCCCGATCCTCGCCGACCTCGGCTACTTCCCCTCCGACGTGCTCGACGGCTACACGCGGCTCGGCAGTCCTCTCGGCGACCATCCGGACATGACGAAGGTGCCGGGCATCGACTTCAGCTCGGGCTCGATCGGGCACGCGCTGAGCAACGGCCTCGGCATGGCCCTCGGGGGCCGGATGGCGGGCCGTGACTTCAGCGTCTTCGTGATGCTCGGCGACGGCGAGATGCAGGAGGGGCAGGTGTGGGAGGCCGCGCTCGCGGGCGCGCACCACCGACTCGGCAAGCTCGTCGCCATCGTCGATCGGAACGGCTTCCAGCTCGACGGCAGCGTCGACGACGTCGTGGGCATCGAGCCGCTCGCCGACAAGTGGCAGGCGTTCGGCTGGGAGGTGCACGAGGTCGACGGACACGACGCCGGGGCGGTCCGCGACCTGCTGCTCGCGCTGGCGGAGCGGCCCGCGGAGGCGGCGCCCAGCTGCGTCATCGCCCGGACGAGGAAGGGGAAGGGCGTGCGGTACATGGAGGAGGAGCCGGGCTGGCATCTCGGATACCTCACCCCTGCCGACGCCGCGGCAGCGGTCGCGGAGATCCGCGCCGGCCTCTCGGGCACGGGAGCACGCGCATGA
- a CDS encoding transketolase family protein, with protein MSAVGTAPAAPLSDGSWQYRGLNALNPGLDHLSDGLLDLVDAGVPVIAGTADLQYSNGLVKFARTHPDRFLQFGISEQNMVSAAAGLATTGASPFVATFASFLALLCCEQIRMDVAYTKLPVRLIGHHTGISLGFYGTSHHATEDISTMRAIAGLTVVSPADGPQLRAAIRASASWPEPIYFRISRGRDPQVYDPEVEFEFGRGVEHSQGTDVTIIACGTQVHPALEAADALRAEGLSVGVVDMSTIKPLDEDLVRAVSARSAVVVTVEEHNVLGGLGAAVAEVMAETPTGSRLVRHGIRDEYSLIAPPTHLYAHYRLDAPGIAAVVREALA; from the coding sequence ATGAGCGCCGTCGGCACCGCTCCCGCGGCCCCGCTCTCGGATGGATCGTGGCAATACCGCGGACTGAACGCTCTCAACCCCGGCCTGGACCACCTCTCCGACGGCCTCCTCGACCTGGTCGACGCGGGTGTGCCGGTGATCGCCGGCACAGCCGACCTGCAGTACTCCAACGGGCTCGTGAAGTTCGCTCGCACCCACCCGGACCGGTTCCTGCAGTTCGGGATCTCGGAGCAGAACATGGTGTCCGCGGCCGCGGGTCTGGCCACGACCGGTGCCAGCCCGTTCGTCGCCACGTTCGCGTCGTTCCTCGCGCTGCTGTGCTGCGAGCAGATCCGCATGGACGTCGCCTACACGAAGCTGCCTGTGCGCCTGATCGGGCATCACACCGGGATCTCGCTCGGCTTCTATGGCACGAGCCACCACGCCACGGAGGACATCTCCACGATGCGCGCCATCGCGGGGCTCACGGTCGTCTCCCCGGCGGACGGGCCGCAGCTGCGCGCGGCCATCCGAGCCTCGGCGTCCTGGCCGGAGCCCATCTACTTCCGCATCAGCCGAGGACGCGATCCCCAGGTGTACGACCCCGAGGTCGAGTTCGAGTTCGGCCGGGGCGTCGAGCACTCCCAGGGAACCGACGTCACGATCATCGCCTGCGGCACCCAGGTGCATCCTGCCCTCGAGGCGGCCGACGCCCTCCGGGCTGAGGGGCTCTCCGTGGGCGTCGTGGACATGTCGACGATCAAGCCCCTCGACGAGGACCTGGTCCGTGCGGTGAGTGCTCGCAGCGCTGTCGTCGTGACCGTCGAGGAGCACAACGTGCTCGGCGGGCTCGGAGCGGCCGTCGCGGAGGTGATGGCCGAGACGCCGACCGGGTCGCGCCTCGTCCGTCACGGGATCCGCGACGAGTACAGCCTCATCGCGCCCCCGACCCACCTCTACGCCCACTACCGGCTCGACGCTCCGGGCATCGCCGCGGTGGTCCGCGAGGCGCTGGCATGA
- a CDS encoding phosphatase domain-containing protein — protein MSGALPAHWHTPGSAFEPGRAVIFDLDGVLADALHRQHHLHQAEPDWAAFYAGVDDDGVIEAGRALAASIRQDMRIVILTGRIDEVAAVTRAWLDENGMRWDLLVCRPAEEDDSSRHAVDYKRDEVRRLRGWGVDPVLAIDDNRKIVEMYGEFGIPSVYFPSGYYDSSSRYDGGV, from the coding sequence ATGAGCGGCGCGCTCCCTGCCCACTGGCACACGCCGGGATCGGCGTTCGAGCCCGGCCGCGCGGTGATCTTCGACCTCGACGGCGTGCTCGCGGATGCGCTGCACCGGCAGCACCACCTCCACCAGGCCGAGCCCGACTGGGCCGCGTTCTATGCAGGCGTCGACGACGACGGCGTGATCGAGGCGGGCCGGGCGCTCGCCGCCTCGATCCGCCAGGACATGCGCATCGTGATCCTCACGGGGCGCATCGACGAGGTCGCGGCCGTCACGCGGGCGTGGCTCGACGAGAACGGGATGCGCTGGGACCTCCTCGTCTGCCGGCCGGCCGAGGAGGACGACTCCTCCCGCCATGCCGTCGACTACAAGCGCGACGAGGTGAGGCGACTGCGCGGCTGGGGCGTGGATCCGGTGCTCGCCATCGACGACAACCGGAAGATCGTGGAGATGTACGGCGAGTTCGGGATCCCCAGCGTCTACTTCCCGAGCGGCTACTACGACAGCTCCTCCCGTTACGACGGCGGCGTCTGA
- a CDS encoding shikimate dehydrogenase family protein, with amino-acid sequence MSSTFWFFGVSTGQSAMQRIYPLWMEHLRIDSTLRGVDFPLDAPAADYRAAVARIRDDGDSVGALITTHKLNVLVAAEDLFDGLDESARLLREVSCIHKQDGRLLGAALDDRTSHLALDALTPEGHWSEGGELLLLGAGGASIATTLGLHRAQRDGDPVPSRIRVTARSQHRLDEMAELHRTIGFRIPVEGTVTETAEQADAVVASLPRRSLVVNATGMGKDRPGSPLTDAVRFPEDSIAWDMNYRGERPFLAQARGQAADRRLTVVDGWDYFVYSWTHVVGVVHGVEIDAETFDSLSALARSVVD; translated from the coding sequence GTGAGCTCGACCTTCTGGTTCTTCGGCGTCTCCACGGGGCAGTCCGCGATGCAGCGCATCTACCCGCTGTGGATGGAGCACCTCCGCATCGACTCGACATTGCGGGGCGTCGACTTCCCCCTCGACGCACCTGCGGCCGACTACCGCGCCGCCGTGGCGCGCATCCGGGACGACGGCGACTCGGTGGGAGCGCTGATCACCACGCACAAGCTCAACGTGCTGGTCGCGGCCGAGGACCTGTTCGACGGACTGGACGAGTCGGCTCGCCTCCTCCGTGAGGTGAGCTGCATCCACAAGCAGGATGGCCGGCTCCTGGGCGCCGCGCTCGACGACCGCACGTCGCACCTCGCCCTCGACGCGCTCACCCCGGAGGGCCACTGGTCCGAGGGTGGCGAGCTCCTCCTGCTCGGCGCAGGAGGGGCCTCGATCGCGACGACCCTCGGCCTCCACCGCGCGCAGCGAGACGGAGACCCGGTGCCCTCCCGGATCCGCGTCACGGCCCGGTCGCAGCACCGGCTCGACGAGATGGCCGAGCTGCACCGCACGATCGGCTTCCGCATCCCGGTCGAGGGGACCGTCACCGAGACGGCGGAGCAGGCGGATGCGGTCGTCGCGTCCCTGCCCCGGCGGTCGCTCGTGGTCAACGCGACCGGCATGGGCAAGGACAGGCCCGGATCCCCTCTCACCGACGCGGTGCGCTTCCCCGAGGACTCGATCGCCTGGGACATGAACTACCGCGGCGAGCGACCCTTCCTGGCTCAGGCGCGGGGCCAGGCCGCGGACCGCCGGCTCACGGTCGTCGACGGCTGGGACTACTTCGTCTACTCCTGGACGCACGTGGTGGGCGTCGTCCACGGTGTCGAGATCGACGCGGAGACGTTCGACAGCCTCTCGGCGCTGGCTCGGTCGGTCGTCGACTGA
- a CDS encoding MBL fold metallo-hydrolase, protein MPSVDLPLDPTFPVPPGGEDEVVAWWLGQAGFAIRHRDELLFIDPYLSDVLADKYRGRIFPHRRLHPSPVNPSDVAGLDLVLCTHGHTDHMDLGAIPYLQTSSDPLFVVPRSEAVKAVSRGIPPARLLGLDASEVFATAGVSVTAVPAAHEQVTTDAHGQNLFLGYVIDIGGVRLYHSGDCTPYEGQEEILRSLDIDVALLPVNGRDEHRVDHGVPGNFTLDEAIALCRAAAIPSLVCHHWGLFDFNTADPDDLRAQLADVDDLRWRIPVLGEPFLLREVSA, encoded by the coding sequence ATGCCCTCTGTGGACCTTCCCCTCGATCCGACCTTCCCCGTACCGCCCGGAGGGGAGGACGAGGTCGTCGCCTGGTGGCTCGGACAGGCGGGGTTCGCCATTCGACACCGGGACGAGCTCCTCTTCATCGACCCGTACCTGAGCGACGTGCTCGCCGACAAGTACCGGGGCAGGATCTTCCCGCACCGCCGCCTGCATCCCTCTCCGGTCAACCCGTCCGACGTCGCGGGACTCGACCTGGTGCTCTGCACGCACGGGCACACCGACCACATGGACCTCGGCGCCATCCCCTACCTCCAGACGTCGAGCGACCCGCTCTTCGTCGTCCCGCGCTCGGAGGCGGTGAAGGCGGTGTCGCGCGGCATCCCGCCCGCCCGCCTCCTCGGCCTCGACGCCTCCGAGGTGTTCGCGACCGCGGGCGTCTCGGTGACCGCGGTGCCGGCCGCCCACGAGCAGGTGACGACGGATGCGCACGGGCAGAACCTCTTCCTCGGCTACGTCATCGACATCGGAGGCGTGCGCCTCTACCATTCGGGCGACTGCACGCCCTATGAGGGGCAGGAGGAGATCCTCCGCTCGCTCGACATCGACGTCGCCCTCCTCCCGGTCAACGGACGCGACGAGCACCGGGTCGACCACGGCGTGCCCGGCAACTTCACGCTCGACGAGGCCATCGCGCTCTGCCGCGCGGCCGCGATCCCCTCTCTGGTCTGCCACCACTGGGGTCTCTTCGACTTCAACACCGCCGACCCCGACGACCTCCGCGCGCAGCTCGCCGACGTCGACGACCTCCGCTGGCGGATCCCCGTCCTGGGCGAGCCGTTCCTGCTCCGCGAGGTGTCCGCGTGA
- a CDS encoding pyridoxamine 5'-phosphate oxidase family protein, translated as MSREWDDVRGYFDRVTVAHVATLMPDGAPHTVLVWVGTTDDGLELFMAAGSRKDRNLAGDPRIAFSVTNPDNALDMAFVRGKAVERLAGEAAYEIVDRLARKYTGADYDLREGMVAYRVRADVSWARDHTGD; from the coding sequence ATGAGCAGGGAATGGGACGACGTGCGGGGGTACTTCGACCGGGTGACGGTCGCGCACGTGGCGACGCTGATGCCCGACGGGGCGCCGCACACGGTGCTGGTGTGGGTCGGGACGACGGACGACGGGCTCGAGCTGTTCATGGCGGCGGGCTCCCGGAAGGACCGCAACCTGGCCGGGGATCCGCGCATCGCGTTCTCGGTGACGAACCCCGACAACGCCCTCGACATGGCGTTCGTGCGCGGTAAGGCGGTGGAGCGGCTCGCGGGCGAGGCGGCGTACGAGATCGTCGACCGCCTGGCGCGGAAGTACACCGGCGCGGACTACGACCTCCGCGAGGGCATGGTCGCCTACCGGGTGCGTGCCGACGTCAGCTGGGCCAGGGACCACACCGGCGACTGA
- a CDS encoding glycosyltransferase family 2 protein translates to MTAASSSRARGMAVVGNDWSALEGLVPDPLPLVSVIVAYYDQPAELARTLRALDRQTHPHLEVIVVDDGSPEAPVVPPHVQLLRMPDLGFRAAAARNLGAAHATGDVLCFLDADTTPEPGYVEALTRLPSLTSDAVTVGLRRHADLSGTADDGSPIEELAPRHALADPDWLRDAYASSRDLLDADHGSYRFMISAVLACGRELFAETGGFDERFDRYGGEDWEWAHRAWTRGAVFAHVPTAVAWHDGPDLAGRVDEQELRRRKNHETLALFDLLGVPGSVGRGVRSAAADVVVDLPGTDPAAVLLCADVLLEAAPQARVLVDDSLASLAPGDDRVVARSSPSASSLRERARVRAAVTAPFAVPRASRDEFGRMLAEALEEVGVGDLGTVLLMDPAGDVVVSIEAARARARRERRPDAHTFATVARAAPVHPIRGEVDLEGHLAGWR, encoded by the coding sequence GTGACGGCCGCCTCCTCCTCACGCGCCCGCGGGATGGCGGTGGTGGGCAATGACTGGTCAGCGCTCGAGGGGCTCGTCCCGGATCCGCTCCCCCTGGTCTCCGTGATCGTGGCCTACTACGACCAACCGGCGGAGCTGGCCCGCACGCTTCGCGCCCTCGACCGGCAGACGCATCCGCACCTCGAGGTGATCGTCGTCGACGACGGCTCTCCGGAGGCCCCGGTGGTCCCGCCGCACGTGCAGCTGCTCCGGATGCCCGACCTCGGCTTCCGTGCGGCGGCGGCACGGAACCTCGGCGCAGCCCACGCGACGGGTGACGTGCTGTGCTTCCTCGACGCCGACACGACCCCCGAGCCCGGGTACGTCGAGGCGCTCACCCGCCTGCCCTCCCTCACGTCGGATGCGGTCACCGTCGGCCTCCGCCGGCACGCCGACCTGTCGGGCACGGCCGACGACGGCTCCCCGATCGAGGAGCTCGCGCCCCGTCACGCGCTCGCCGATCCCGACTGGCTGCGGGACGCGTACGCCTCCAGCCGCGATCTCCTCGACGCCGACCACGGGTCGTACCGGTTCATGATCTCCGCCGTGCTGGCGTGCGGCAGGGAGCTCTTCGCCGAGACCGGGGGCTTCGACGAGCGCTTCGACCGGTACGGCGGCGAGGACTGGGAGTGGGCGCACCGCGCCTGGACGCGCGGCGCCGTCTTCGCCCACGTCCCCACCGCGGTGGCCTGGCACGACGGTCCCGACCTCGCGGGCCGCGTCGACGAGCAGGAGCTGCGGCGGCGGAAGAACCACGAGACGCTCGCCCTGTTCGATCTCCTCGGCGTGCCGGGCTCGGTGGGTCGCGGGGTGCGCAGCGCCGCCGCCGACGTGGTCGTGGACCTGCCCGGCACCGATCCTGCGGCCGTGCTGCTCTGCGCCGACGTGCTGCTCGAGGCGGCCCCTCAGGCGCGCGTCCTCGTGGACGACTCGCTCGCGTCCTTGGCCCCCGGGGACGACCGGGTCGTCGCGCGGTCGTCCCCGTCTGCGTCGTCGCTGCGGGAGCGCGCCAGGGTCCGGGCCGCGGTCACCGCGCCGTTCGCGGTCCCGCGAGCCTCACGGGACGAGTTCGGGCGGATGCTCGCCGAGGCGCTCGAGGAGGTCGGCGTCGGCGACCTCGGTACGGTGCTCCTTATGGATCCGGCCGGCGACGTCGTGGTCTCGATCGAGGCCGCGCGCGCCCGCGCCCGCCGCGAGCGCCGCCCGGACGCGCACACGTTCGCCACGGTCGCCCGCGCCGCCCCCGTGCATCCGATCCGCGGCGAGGTCGACCTCGAGGGCCACCTCGCCGGCTGGCGCTGA